In Gossypium hirsutum isolate 1008001.06 chromosome A10, Gossypium_hirsutum_v2.1, whole genome shotgun sequence, the DNA window TTTAAATAGTAGAATAAACAGAGCGTCTTCCACATTTTATTTGGTCTAATTTTGTATAAGCGGGTGAAGTTAAATGTACCACTATTAATTTTGTCTGTTTTAGGTCCCTGCCTCGATCCTCAATTAGTTTATGAGCCTAATTTAATGATGACCTTAGAACCAATAATAATATCGTGGTGTTTGACCAAACCATATGGCTATtgtatttctatttaatttttagtataaGATAGAAACCCCAAGTGAGACAAAAGACAATTCATGATTCATCCATTAGAAGCTTAAACTTTACTCAACTACTCAGATTTTTCAGTGCTGGAATATTACCAATTTAATTATGTAATATTCTCCTTCTATGGTTTCTTCTTTCAGTACTAACCAATCACTAAAAGATCATTGGCACAATCTTTTAAACTTGCTACTATTTGTTTCCCAGGCAACTCCTCTTTGACACCAGGGTTACAAACTGTGATGGACAAgcttaaaacaattaaaaactgGTAGTGGTATGAACAATGTAAGGTCTTCTTAAATTATGAGAGAAATATGGAAATGGTAAAAGAATTAATTCATTATATGTCAAGAAGCTTACACCAAAGCATCTAGGATATCATCCGACTCATCAACTGCTACCTCATTTCTGAAAAGCAATTTAAGATATGGAAGAACTTTGGGAAGCACTGGCAAATCTGCTATGTTAATACTCATCATGTCAAAAGCAATGCATGTCTTGTGCATGTGTGTCTCATCAAATACAGGAATTTTCGGGTATCTTTGGCTGAAATGGGTTAGGACGATGCGGTAAGCACCAGCGGAGTTCCCCACTTCAATGGCTTCCTTGGTTGTGCTGTGGTTTCTAGCAATGGCCTCATCAACCAAACCATCCTCAAAAGTTGCCTGTAATATGATCAAGTGTAAGCCGGTCAATCAAATTAGCTTTGAGAATGTGACGGTGATGGTTAATGCAAGTACAAAAGAGATCCAGTTTCAAATTAAACTCAAAGCTGAATAACCACTAAAGAACCCTAAATAGTTGGATAATACACCAGATAGACATGGAGAATACGAATGCATCTGAATGCACTAATCAAATATCTTAATTGTATGTCATGTCCTCCATGAAAGTATGTTTAAATTTACAAACTTGCATTGTATTATCTAAGGAAGGTGATGGCAGAACTATTAGTTACAATGATGATCAATTAAACATGCTATTAATATCTAATGCAATAAAAACTTGCCTCGTGTATGAGAACTGTTGCTCCACGACATGCATCTACCAGTTCTGGACAGGGCCTAGTGTCACCGGAGTACACAATCTTCCATCCTGGGATCACTTTTCCGACACTGCTGACACGCTCTGCAGCTTCCAAGACAATGCCAAATGCCTGGGGACAGTGCACAACAGGAAAACTAATCAAAGCCTCTAATCCTGCTTCACCTAGCATTTTCTTCAAGCTCTTTAGGAATGGATAAGCTGCAGAATGATCAACTGGACTGCCTGGTTGCCTCAAATAGCTCTGCATACGACTACCTTTAGCAAACAGAGTCTGATTAATTTCTTGCATGCTTTCATTTTTGGCATTTGAATGCCTTGGACTTTGTGGAGATGATCCATCATTATTTGATGCACCATCCCTCACAAAAGTATCCCATGAAGCTTTTGTGGTACTCCTACAATCAAGGAACTGCATATCAAGATCTTCAAGTCTTTGATATGCATCTAAATATCGCTTAAGCTGTCTCGGTCCTATAACCAGTAATGGTTCATGAGGCACTCCTTTCAATAAATCACGTCTCAAAGCAAGCACTCTTGCCAAACCCGTGTGGTGATCAGGATGAATATGAGAGATCCAAACACATTTTAGATTTCTAATAGCCTTGTCTGCACCATCTACACCATATCTGCTTTCTCAATAGAGACGCAACCACGAGTTAAGAGGGAAAAAGAGAAAGACCGTGATATTAATCATACCTAACTAAAATTTTGAGATAATTTTACCTTCTTTTCAGTTGGCCAAGGGTCCCTTCTCCGCAATCCAAGAGCAAGCTTCCTTTGGAGAAAAGATTGATATAGACAGAGCTAACATTACGATACTTAGAAGGCTGAGATGAACCTGTACCAAGAAGCACAATTTCAAGGTCATCTCTCCTTATGTTCTCCAAACAACCAGGCAGGGTATCTTCCGTCAACCATGGTTCTTCAATCATAACTCCATTATCATTTGAAGTAGGTAATACCTCTCTACTTTCTTTAAGCTCCTGCCAAAACTCTCTGACATGTTGTGCAGCATCAGCAATCTCTGGAATTTCTAAATGAAGCTCATCAATCACTTGAGACTGACCCATTGGAGTTGGAATATGTGATCTGTCCAGTCCCAGTTGAGCATAAGGGCGCAATGTGAACTGTCCAAAATGTAAGTAAGAAAAACTCTTAAAGAGGAAACTATTGCACTATTAATTTTCTTGAAGAGTCCAGAGCTCAATATATATAAACAGTCAGTTATCTACTTAATTCATGGAAATGTTTTTCACTTAAATGATTCACTTCTTTTAATACTAAAATCTAACAAACCAATTATTCACTTGATTCATGGAACAGAAAATGCCATTTTTTGGCAGGAAAATTGATTCTTAATGTTCGTTTCTTTCATTtttaaggaaaaaagaaaaagaagcagcGACAGCCACCCCAAGAAGAATACCTTTAAGAGATTTTCAGCAGGAATACTTTCACAGATCTTCAAAGTGGGACcctaataaaaaaaaaatactagtaAGTTGAATGCAAACTTTTCATGGAATAATAAACCTGATTGTAAAAAAAGCCAATTCTAGAATGTAAACAGACCTCACTTGAACTAAGGTGCTGAAGAGACAAGAAACCTGGAGCTGGAAAGAACTGTGGGCATAAGTAATTAAGTCGTGATGTAACTCTTGCACTTGATTTTAGAATTGGAACCTCAAGAGTCTTCCTGCAGAGTGACATAAATAAGAAAATCATCAGTTCATAGGCAATGATGCATAATACCTGTTCCCTGAAAGAAGTGAAGCGACTTACTTTCCATGTCCAGCCATAATATGCTGCGCTGAACCAAATTTCTTCATCCACTTCTGGTAGTTGGGACTGCTTACAACAGAAGCAGGACTCAAATGAATGACACAGTTTACCATCTTAGTACTCTCTGTTAGGTGACTTGATACATCTGTATAATATCCATTGAGGCATTCTATGGATAACAATTCCTGTAGATGAGATTCTGTGGGACAGTCAACCAGGATGACAATGGGACCTGGAACAGGAGGATCCATTACATCAGCTGGATGAACCTATGCACAGCAAGGAAAATTTATAGGGGTCAAAAAGTATAGTAACTAGACAAATAACTGATGCATGAAAAGCATAAGACCACAAGTATTTTCCTTGGTAACAGATCACCCACCATGATGTCTAGGCGGTCTGACTTCACTGATTTACCATGTTGTAGCTCGCTATACTTTGGCCCAGCTTTCAGGCCAAGAGCTGCAGCCTTTTTGGGGTCAAATTTTCCCATAAGCTCGGGCAATTCACAAATATATAAGACAGACATTTCACCAGGCTTTATTTGGGACTGTTCTAAGCAATGAGGTTGTAGGAGAATTGCTGATATTTTGACAACCTCATCTTTGACAAGAACAATAGGATCTGAAGCTTTAATTGGAGCAGTCACATTTTCAGCAGCATCAGAAATGGGAGACTGTCCAAAGCTCTGGGTGTGAACCATAGTTGCATGTGGAATGAAAGATTTCATTGCACCAACTAAAAAATTGAGATCTGAAGGTCCCCAGATTTTGACCTTTACAGCAATAGAGTCTAGTACTTAAGTAATAGGGACAAAAATGTCAAGGAAAAGTGAAATATTTTATATCATTCAGACACTCACACTATACCCTTCTTCTCCCATGCCAGCCAAAGTCAGCAGCAAACCTACGAGAAAGAAGTTAAACTCAACAATTCAGGGAATAACCTTTGCATGCCTAGAATGTTTTTAACAGAATATCATTGCTTCTTACTTCAAGCAATTAGCAATAATTTTTCTGTGTGGACCTCCAGGAATCTTTCAAAATAAACAGAGAAGTAAAGCTCAAACATAATGATATATCAAACTTCTACAGAGCATTATAAACAAGATTCAAGAAAAACCTGAAAGTCCACCCGCAGTTTCTGAGCAGACCCGTGAGAGAAATATGTGATCTATCTGGAGAAAAAATCCACATCAGACATCTTTCTAGATCAAAAGCGAATAAACTGGCAAAAATATTCATGTCAAAAGACACGTGTATACCTTTGATAACTTTACTTTATGCTCAGTGCAAAATCTTTGTAATCCCTGCCATAACAGCAATTAATAATTAACGACAATACTGGTCAGAGCTCATAAGTCTTCTAGAGGACTTTTATCGTACTTCATCACTGCCAATGTTGCATAACATTTACAAACTGTCCTAGATCCATTCTACCTTCTGAGGCCCAAATAGTCATTGGTAAGACAATTCAAAGTTGATGCCAACCACCACTTAAGAAACTTAGCCATTGACATTTAAACTCATAGAAAAGGTAACTTAAGCTCATAAAATACAAGGGCAATGCCCATCTGTTTATCCAGCAAAAGAACAAAGAATATTGCATCCAATGCATGATTATATTGCAGTGAACAATAGGCCAGTATCCACTGGCCAAAATCCACAGTTAAGCATACATGAAACTGAACCACTATCCTTCTGGTCCTAGTAAGTGTTTGATTCTGTGATCTATAGTAATTGGACAAGACCAGACAACAGCTTAGGCATTAATTATGTGACACTATAGGTAATTGTAAGTTAACTAGGAACCATAACACTTGAGTTCACTATACTTCCTACATACCACTATACCAGTAATTGCTGGGATTGCACTTTCAGAAACTTTTTGAGTGAACAAATGAAGAAATTTCAATAGATAAAAATACCCAGGATTCTTCTAGGCCTTTCCTAGATTAATATTTTCCTCACCAGTCACATTAGGACTATATACATTAAGCAGAGTTAGAATATTTCTTACGCATAATGACGAAATACGAGCTTTATATTAAGCTGGAAGATGCAATATAAATTGTGCTGAAGCTACACATGAGAAATGCATAACAAGTATGGACTACATTCCACTCTATAAAATCCTTAAAATTGTAAATAAGCCATAATGCTTACCTCTCCGGCattaaaaataaatctttgttTGTCAAAAAAGAGCAAGACTGAAGGCGATGTGTCTTGTGTATCCATTCCAGTCCCCAAAATCTGCAGATTGTAATAAAAACTTCAACTGCTTTAAACAGAAACAATG includes these proteins:
- the LOC107897490 gene encoding tRNase Z TRZ3, mitochondrial → MRYVSPNLRLLFSPPLRPTLSVPLFISKPNPKPFSFSTILASSSSKRPRSFSNLSRRSNSTFKDRKGGGRDMTMEETTGQSKDSSSSFGFNKRRAEGRDKSDRPKKNPQLKERKLNPTNTIAYVQILGTGMDTQDTSPSVLLFFDKQRFIFNAGEGLQRFCTEHKVKLSKIDHIFLSRVCSETAGGLSGLLLTLAGMGEEGYSVKIWGPSDLNFLVGAMKSFIPHATMVHTQSFGQSPISDAAENVTAPIKASDPIVLVKDEVVKISAILLQPHCLEQSQIKPGEMSVLYICELPELMGKFDPKKAAALGLKAGPKYSELQHGKSVKSDRLDIMVHPADVMDPPVPGPIVILVDCPTESHLQELLSIECLNGYYTDVSSHLTESTKMVNCVIHLSPASVVSSPNYQKWMKKFGSAQHIMAGHGKKTLEVPILKSSARVTSRLNYLCPQFFPAPGFLSLQHLSSSEGPTLKICESIPAENLLKFTLRPYAQLGLDRSHIPTPMGQSQVIDELHLEIPEIADAAQHVREFWQELKESREVLPTSNDNGVMIEEPWLTEDTLPGCLENIRRDDLEIVLLGTGSSQPSKYRNVSSVYINLFSKGSLLLDCGEGTLGQLKRRYGVDGADKAIRNLKCVWISHIHPDHHTGLARVLALRRDLLKGVPHEPLLVIGPRQLKRYLDAYQRLEDLDMQFLDCRSTTKASWDTFVRDGASNNDGSSPQSPRHSNAKNESMQEINQTLFAKGSRMQSYLRQPGSPVDHSAAYPFLKSLKKMLGEAGLEALISFPVVHCPQAFGIVLEAAERVSSVGKVIPGWKIVYSGDTRPCPELVDACRGATVLIHEATFEDGLVDEAIARNHSTTKEAIEVGNSAGAYRIVLTHFSQRYPKIPVFDETHMHKTCIAFDMMSINIADLPVLPKVLPYLKLLFRNEVAVDESDDILDALVL